A window of Streptomyces gilvosporeus contains these coding sequences:
- the rpmG gene encoding 50S ribosomal protein L33, translating into MAATDVRPKITLACVECKERNYITKKNRRNNPDRLEMKKHCPRCNSHTAHRETR; encoded by the coding sequence GTGGCTGCCACCGACGTCCGCCCGAAGATCACGCTGGCCTGCGTGGAGTGCAAGGAGCGGAACTACATCACCAAGAAGAACCGGCGTAACAACCCGGACCGTCTTGAGATGAAGAAGCACTGCCCCCGCTGCAACTCGCACACCGCGCACCGCGAGACGCGATAA
- a CDS encoding amidohydrolase family protein has protein sequence MSDSSSPQQPQPGKRGKPNTGRQARSDAGALVLCGARLADGRTVDVRLGGGRIEAVGTAGSLAPQGSRVDLAGYLLLPAPAEPHAHCDTALTADTDGPASDSPDEVQRRTTEAALLQLGHGATASRSHVRIGDVQGLRSLQAVLQARRSLRGLADLAAVAVPRVLTGVAGANGLAMLRDAVKMGASVIGGCPDLDPDPAGYVETVLEVAGEHGCPVDLHTDGDDPARLSRFAAMAGGLRPGVALGPCAGMARMPRSVAARVAEQLAAADVAVVCLPQGDCTGLERHGSRVARPAPVRLLRAAGVRVAAGSGALRDVANPVGRGDPLEAAYLLASLGEATPEAAYETVSAAARATLGLPEVRVEAGFPAELLAVRGERIAGVLSLAYSRVVVHRGRVVARTSAVREYCDSAAEVALELPRQSQRP, from the coding sequence ATGTCCGACAGCAGTTCACCGCAGCAGCCTCAGCCGGGAAAACGGGGCAAGCCGAACACCGGCCGGCAGGCCCGGTCGGACGCCGGTGCTCTGGTCCTGTGCGGCGCCCGGCTGGCCGACGGCCGGACGGTGGACGTGCGGCTGGGCGGCGGGCGCATCGAGGCGGTCGGCACGGCGGGCAGCCTCGCCCCGCAGGGCTCCCGCGTCGACCTCGCGGGCTATCTCCTGCTCCCCGCCCCCGCCGAACCGCACGCCCACTGCGACACCGCGCTGACCGCGGACACCGACGGACCCGCCTCCGACTCCCCCGATGAGGTCCAGCGCCGCACGACCGAGGCGGCCCTGCTCCAGCTCGGCCACGGCGCCACCGCCTCCCGCAGCCATGTCCGCATCGGCGACGTCCAGGGGCTGCGCTCGCTCCAGGCGGTGCTCCAGGCCCGCCGGTCACTGCGCGGGCTCGCCGATCTGGCGGCGGTCGCGGTACCGCGGGTGCTGACCGGGGTGGCCGGTGCGAACGGGCTGGCGATGCTGCGGGACGCCGTCAAGATGGGCGCCTCGGTCATCGGCGGCTGCCCGGACCTCGACCCGGATCCGGCGGGGTACGTCGAGACGGTCCTGGAGGTGGCGGGCGAGCACGGCTGCCCGGTGGATCTGCACACCGACGGCGACGACCCGGCGCGGCTGTCCCGCTTCGCGGCGATGGCCGGCGGGCTGCGGCCGGGCGTGGCCCTGGGGCCGTGCGCCGGGATGGCACGGATGCCGCGCAGCGTGGCCGCCCGGGTCGCCGAACAGCTGGCGGCCGCCGATGTGGCCGTCGTCTGCCTGCCCCAGGGCGACTGCACCGGCCTGGAACGCCATGGCTCACGGGTGGCCCGCCCCGCCCCCGTACGGCTGCTGCGCGCCGCCGGGGTGCGGGTGGCGGCGGGCAGCGGCGCGCTGCGCGATGTGGCGAACCCGGTGGGGCGCGGCGACCCGTTGGAGGCCGCCTACCTCCTGGCGTCCCTCGGGGAGGCCACCCCGGAGGCCGCGTACGAGACGGTGAGCGCGGCCGCGCGGGCCACGCTGGGCCTGCCCGAGGTACGCGTCGAGGCGGGCTTTCCGGCCGAGCTGCTGGCCGTACGGGGCGAGCGGATCGCCGGAGTGCTCTCGCTGGCCTACAGCCGGGTCGTGGTGCACCGGGGCCGCGTCGTGGCCCGTACCAGCGCGGTGCGCGAGTACTGCGACTCGGCGGCGGAGGTGGCGCTGGAGCTGCCGCGGCAGTCGCAGCGCCCCTAG
- a CDS encoding NADH-quinone oxidoreductase subunit L yields MTLTTTAVLVPLLPFLGSVAGFLLGRRAPGFVRPLAVLPTLATAALAVCVAVGQGGGPATDVATRLTPTGSIPIDLSLHIDGFAALIGVLVGVVAACVQIYSTGYLRDDPRYPSYAALVSLFTSAMLLVVYTGDLMVLLVGWEVMGICSYFLVGHYWETEAARAASLKAFLVTKLGDVPFLFGIFALAADAGTFQITGILGKVTGGGLHHPTLIALLLLGGVAGKSAQFPLHTWLPDAMAGPTPVSALIHAATMVAAGVYLVARLLPVFAASAAALVVLAVMAAITMVGSGLAALAQDDIKRVLAYSTVGQLGYMLGALAVGDRGAAVFHLLTHGAFKALLFLGAGVIIHAAGTNSLAAMSRMGGLARRIPDAYWTVTVALLALAAIPPFAGFFSKEAVLGAAEHAAHGQAHGIPDAAGWTVLISGLLTALLTAAYATRLWLLAFKGRGAEVPDHGRQPLVMNAMLWVLFVPTVALGLTGPYLPAWFDGRSLNPALTTSVVGTGVALIGGLVTYAAWRHTSARAARAPLGAVTVAPDAAPGLAEELAIESHTPAYGGIAGAPDPADPGRLLLGPLHRHAAVGFHLDAVYSTLFVRPVRAAAQLVRFLDREVVDTYVRGAGTAPRWLGAAVRRAQTGNVQTYLGALLAGSLVLAVVAVLVATGTGA; encoded by the coding sequence GTGACGCTCACGACCACCGCTGTGCTCGTCCCCCTTCTGCCCTTCCTCGGGTCCGTCGCGGGCTTCCTCCTGGGGCGGCGCGCGCCCGGTTTCGTCCGCCCGCTGGCCGTCCTGCCGACGCTCGCCACGGCCGCCCTCGCGGTCTGTGTCGCCGTCGGACAGGGCGGCGGTCCGGCCACCGACGTCGCCACCCGGCTCACGCCGACCGGCTCGATCCCCATCGACCTGTCCCTGCACATCGACGGCTTCGCCGCGCTGATCGGCGTCCTGGTCGGTGTCGTGGCGGCCTGTGTGCAGATCTACTCCACCGGCTATCTGCGCGACGATCCGCGCTACCCCTCCTACGCCGCGCTGGTCTCGCTCTTCACCTCCGCGATGCTGCTCGTCGTCTACACCGGCGACCTGATGGTGCTGCTGGTCGGCTGGGAAGTCATGGGCATCTGCTCGTACTTCCTCGTCGGCCACTACTGGGAGACCGAGGCCGCCCGCGCCGCCTCCCTCAAGGCGTTCCTCGTCACCAAGCTCGGCGACGTCCCCTTCCTCTTCGGCATCTTCGCGCTGGCCGCGGACGCCGGGACGTTCCAGATCACCGGCATCCTCGGCAAGGTCACCGGCGGCGGCCTGCACCACCCGACGCTGATCGCGCTGCTGCTGCTGGGCGGCGTCGCCGGCAAGTCGGCGCAGTTCCCGCTGCACACCTGGCTCCCGGACGCCATGGCCGGCCCCACGCCCGTCTCGGCGCTGATCCACGCCGCGACGATGGTGGCCGCCGGTGTCTATCTCGTCGCCCGGCTGCTGCCCGTCTTCGCCGCCTCCGCGGCCGCGCTGGTCGTGCTCGCCGTCATGGCCGCGATCACCATGGTCGGCTCCGGTCTGGCCGCGCTCGCCCAGGACGACATCAAACGCGTCCTGGCCTATTCGACGGTGGGCCAGCTCGGCTACATGCTCGGCGCGCTGGCCGTCGGCGACCGCGGCGCCGCCGTCTTCCACCTCCTGACGCACGGTGCGTTCAAGGCCCTGCTCTTCCTCGGCGCGGGCGTGATCATCCACGCCGCCGGGACGAACTCGCTGGCCGCGATGTCCAGGATGGGCGGGCTGGCCCGGCGGATCCCGGACGCCTACTGGACCGTGACCGTGGCGCTGCTGGCGCTCGCCGCGATCCCGCCGTTCGCCGGCTTCTTCTCCAAGGAAGCCGTCCTGGGCGCCGCCGAACACGCCGCCCACGGGCAGGCGCACGGCATTCCCGACGCGGCCGGCTGGACGGTGCTGATCTCCGGACTGCTCACCGCCCTCCTCACCGCGGCCTACGCCACCCGCCTGTGGCTGCTCGCCTTCAAGGGCCGCGGCGCCGAGGTCCCCGACCACGGGCGTCAGCCGCTCGTCATGAACGCCATGCTGTGGGTCCTCTTCGTCCCCACCGTCGCGCTCGGCCTGACGGGCCCGTACCTGCCCGCCTGGTTCGACGGCCGCTCCCTGAACCCCGCGCTCACCACCTCCGTCGTGGGCACCGGCGTCGCCCTCATCGGCGGCCTGGTCACCTACGCGGCCTGGCGCCACACCAGCGCCCGCGCCGCCCGCGCCCCCCTCGGCGCGGTCACCGTCGCGCCCGACGCGGCCCCCGGCCTGGCCGAGGAACTGGCCATCGAGAGCCACACCCCCGCCTACGGCGGTATCGCCGGCGCCCCGGACCCGGCCGACCCCGGCCGGCTCCTCCTCGGCCCGCTCCACCGCCACGCGGCCGTCGGCTTCCACCTGGACGCCGTCTACTCCACGCTGTTCGTCCGGCCCGTACGGGCCGCCGCCCAGCTCGTGCGCTTCCTGGACCGCGAGGTCGTCGACACCTACGTCCGCGGCGCGGGCACCGCCCCGCGCTGGCTGGGCGCCGCCGTCCGCCGCGCCCAGACCGGCAATGTGCAGACCTACCTCGGCGCCCTGCTCGCGGGCTCGCTCGTCCTGGCCGTCGTCGCGGTCCTCGTCGCCACGGGCACGGGAGCCTGA
- a CDS encoding YajQ family cyclic di-GMP-binding protein has protein sequence MADSSFDIVSKVERQEVDNALNQAAKEISQRYDFKGVGASIAWSGEKIEMRANAEERVKAVLDIFETKLVKRGISLKALDAGEPQASGKEYRISASIEEGISQENAKKVAKIIRDEGPKGVKAQVQGDELRVSSKSRDDLQAVQQLLKGKDLDFALQFVNYR, from the coding sequence ATGGCCGACTCCAGTTTCGACATCGTCTCGAAGGTCGAGCGGCAGGAGGTCGACAACGCCCTCAACCAGGCCGCCAAGGAGATCTCGCAGCGCTACGACTTCAAGGGCGTGGGCGCCTCGATCGCCTGGTCGGGCGAGAAGATCGAGATGCGGGCCAACGCCGAGGAGCGGGTGAAGGCCGTACTCGACATCTTCGAGACCAAGCTGGTCAAGCGGGGGATCTCGCTGAAGGCGCTGGACGCCGGCGAGCCGCAGGCGTCGGGCAAGGAGTACCGGATCTCCGCCTCGATCGAGGAGGGGATCTCGCAGGAGAACGCCAAGAAGGTCGCCAAGATCATCCGTGATGAGGGCCCGAAGGGCGTCAAGGCGCAGGTGCAGGGCGACGAGCTGCGGGTCAGCTCGAAGAGCCGGGACGACCTCCAGGCGGTGCAGCAGCTGCTGAAGGGGAAGGACCTGGACTTCGCCCTTCAGTTTGTGAACTACCGGTAG
- a CDS encoding complex I subunit 4 family protein, with protein MQYLLAAVVGLPLLGAVAALLPAPPGLKGRNPDQAVLRHGVTVTGVVLAAALALAAGFDRGHPARMQATTDLTWIPALRIHLHLGVDGISLPLLVLTALLTFLCALYSYFAMPTGPSPKAFVALLLTLEAGTLATFAVLDLMLFFLAFEMVLIPMYFLIARWGGAGKQAAAWKFILYTLLGSVVMLLGLLLIGVKSGTFDMVALATDNGPKAQLSHTVQLLAVLAIGIGLAVKSPMWPLHSWLPDAHTAAPTVGSVLLAGVLLKMGTYGFVRIALPITPEGMHTFAPYLAAFAAIGIIYGSLACLALVRKGAAGDLKRLIAYSSVGHMGFVLLGIATMTPTGVNGALFANIAHGLITGLLFFMVGALKDRTGSTDLDALAGTTGAALYGRAPRFGGLLAFGAVASLGIPGLAGFWGEMLAMFGAFRPAAGLSRPAFLTFMVLAGLGTLLTAGYLLLVVRRVCMGGHLTAEAAPGEEPLAVEGPAVALPDLARHEYAAWSPLAALTVLAGLWPAALLGLTNPAVQQLLGGGN; from the coding sequence CTGCAGTACCTCCTCGCGGCGGTCGTCGGCCTCCCCCTCCTGGGCGCGGTCGCCGCCCTGCTGCCCGCCCCGCCCGGCCTGAAGGGCCGCAACCCCGACCAGGCCGTACTGCGCCACGGAGTGACCGTCACCGGCGTCGTCCTGGCCGCCGCCCTCGCGCTGGCCGCCGGCTTCGACCGGGGCCACCCGGCCCGTATGCAGGCCACCACCGACCTCACCTGGATCCCGGCCCTCCGGATCCACCTCCACCTCGGTGTCGACGGCATCTCGCTCCCCCTCCTCGTGCTGACCGCGCTGCTGACCTTCCTCTGCGCCCTCTACAGCTACTTCGCCATGCCAACGGGCCCGTCACCCAAGGCATTCGTCGCCCTGCTGCTCACCCTCGAGGCCGGCACCCTGGCCACCTTCGCCGTCCTCGACCTGATGCTCTTCTTCCTCGCCTTCGAGATGGTCCTCATCCCGATGTACTTCCTCATCGCCCGCTGGGGCGGTGCCGGAAAGCAGGCGGCGGCCTGGAAGTTCATCCTCTACACGCTGCTCGGCTCGGTCGTCATGCTGCTCGGCCTCCTCCTCATCGGCGTGAAATCCGGCACGTTCGACATGGTGGCACTCGCCACTGACAACGGCCCGAAAGCCCAGCTCAGCCACACCGTCCAGCTTCTGGCCGTGCTCGCGATCGGCATCGGACTGGCCGTCAAGTCCCCGATGTGGCCGCTGCACAGCTGGCTGCCCGACGCCCACACCGCGGCCCCCACCGTCGGATCCGTCCTGCTCGCCGGCGTCCTGCTGAAGATGGGCACCTACGGGTTCGTCCGCATCGCCCTGCCGATCACGCCCGAGGGCATGCACACCTTCGCGCCGTACCTCGCCGCGTTCGCCGCCATCGGCATCATTTACGGATCCCTCGCCTGCCTCGCCCTCGTCCGCAAGGGCGCCGCCGGCGACCTCAAGCGGCTGATCGCCTACAGCTCCGTCGGCCACATGGGCTTCGTCCTGCTCGGCATCGCCACCATGACCCCCACCGGCGTCAACGGCGCGCTGTTCGCCAACATCGCCCACGGCCTGATCACCGGCCTGCTGTTCTTCATGGTCGGCGCCCTCAAGGACCGCACCGGCAGCACCGACCTCGACGCCCTGGCGGGCACCACCGGCGCCGCCCTCTACGGCCGCGCCCCCCGCTTCGGCGGACTGCTCGCCTTCGGCGCCGTCGCCTCCCTCGGCATCCCGGGCCTGGCCGGCTTCTGGGGCGAGATGCTGGCCATGTTCGGCGCCTTCCGCCCGGCCGCGGGCCTGAGCCGCCCCGCCTTCCTGACGTTCATGGTCCTGGCCGGCCTCGGCACCCTGCTGACCGCCGGCTACCTGCTGCTCGTCGTCCGCCGCGTCTGCATGGGCGGCCACCTGACAGCCGAGGCGGCCCCGGGGGAGGAGCCCCTGGCCGTCGAAGGCCCCGCCGTCGCCCTCCCCGACCTCGCGCGCCACGAATACGCGGCCTGGTCCCCCCTCGCCGCCCTCACCGTCCTCGCCGGACTGTGGCCCGCGGCCCTCCTCGGCCTCACCAACCCGGCCGTCCAGCAGCTCCTCGGAGGCGGTAACTGA
- a CDS encoding NAD(P)H-binding protein, with protein MRIVIAGGHGQIALRLERLLAGRGDEVAGIIRRPEQAGDVLAAGGEPVVCDLESATAQDVARHLEGADAAVFAAGAGPGSGTERKDTVDRGAAALFADAAEMAGVRRFLVVSSMGADREPPEGTDPVFAAYLRAKGAADADVRARAGLDWTILRPGRLTNDPGTGLVTLADATGRGDVTRDDVATVLAELLAQPATAGRTLELIAGDVPAAEAVRNVAGH; from the coding sequence ATGCGCATTGTCATCGCAGGTGGACATGGTCAGATCGCGCTGCGGCTGGAGCGGTTGCTCGCCGGGCGCGGGGACGAGGTCGCGGGCATCATCCGACGGCCGGAACAGGCCGGCGACGTGCTGGCCGCGGGCGGCGAACCGGTCGTCTGCGACCTGGAGTCGGCGACGGCCCAGGATGTCGCGCGGCATCTGGAGGGCGCGGACGCGGCGGTCTTCGCGGCGGGTGCCGGTCCGGGCAGCGGCACCGAGCGCAAGGACACCGTGGACCGCGGCGCGGCCGCGCTGTTCGCGGACGCGGCCGAGATGGCGGGCGTACGGCGCTTCCTCGTCGTCTCCTCCATGGGCGCGGACCGCGAACCACCGGAGGGCACCGACCCGGTCTTCGCCGCGTATCTGCGGGCCAAGGGAGCCGCGGACGCCGACGTACGGGCCCGCGCCGGGCTCGACTGGACGATCCTGCGTCCCGGCCGGCTGACCAACGACCCCGGAACGGGCCTGGTGACCCTGGCCGACGCGACCGGCCGCGGCGACGTCACCCGCGACGACGTGGCCACCGTCCTGGCGGAACTGCTCGCCCAACCGGCCACCGCGGGGCGGACGTTGGAGCTGATCGCGGGCGATGTACCGGCGGCGGAGGCGGTGCGGAACGTGGCGGGGCACTGA
- the nuoK gene encoding NADH-quinone oxidoreductase subunit NuoK: MHLAYPAVLAVLLFCAGLYGVLARRNAILVLMSVELMLNAVNLNLVAFDVWLRDALHAGQALTLFTIAIAAAEIGIGLAIVLLVYRNRGSSDIDRLRDLAERPDGGDATGHGAQPQPDTEAEAAA; this comes from the coding sequence ATGCATCTCGCCTATCCGGCCGTCCTCGCCGTCCTCCTCTTCTGCGCCGGTCTGTACGGCGTGCTCGCGCGCCGCAACGCGATCCTGGTGCTGATGTCCGTCGAGCTGATGCTCAACGCCGTCAACCTCAATCTCGTCGCCTTCGACGTCTGGCTGCGCGACGCGCTGCACGCCGGCCAGGCGCTGACCCTCTTCACCATCGCCATCGCCGCCGCCGAGATCGGCATCGGCCTGGCGATCGTGCTGCTCGTCTACCGCAACCGCGGCAGCTCCGACATCGACCGGCTCCGCGATCTCGCGGAGCGGCCGGACGGCGGCGACGCCACGGGCCATGGCGCGCAGCCGCAGCCGGACACCGAGGCGGAGGCCGCCGCGTGA
- a CDS encoding MaoC family dehydratase N-terminal domain-containing protein — translation MALDPSFVGRTYPPTDPYEVGREKIREFAEAIGDTNPAYTDTEAAKALGHLDVIAPPTFVFAITFKAAGTVVRDPQLGLDYNRVVHGDQKFAYTRPVRAGDRLTVTSTIEAVKTMAGNDIIDIRGDVHDEAGEHVVTAFTKLVARAAKEG, via the coding sequence ATGGCGCTCGACCCGTCTTTTGTCGGACGCACGTACCCGCCCACCGACCCGTACGAGGTCGGCCGGGAAAAGATCCGCGAATTCGCCGAGGCGATCGGGGACACCAATCCGGCATACACCGATACCGAAGCCGCCAAGGCGCTCGGGCATCTCGATGTGATCGCCCCGCCGACATTTGTGTTCGCCATCACCTTCAAGGCGGCCGGAACGGTCGTCCGGGACCCGCAACTGGGCCTGGACTACAACCGGGTGGTCCACGGTGACCAGAAGTTCGCCTACACCCGGCCGGTGCGTGCCGGTGACCGACTGACCGTCACCTCCACCATCGAGGCGGTCAAGACGATGGCGGGCAACGACATCATCGACATCCGCGGGGACGTGCACGACGAGGCGGGCGAGCATGTGGTGACCGCCTTCACCAAGCTGGTCGCCCGCGCCGCCAAGGAGGGCTGA
- a CDS encoding YccF domain-containing protein: protein MKLILNLIWLVLSGFWLAIGYVVAGIICCILIVTIPFGIASFRIAGYALWPFGRTTVERRDAGAGSVVGNIIWLVFAGWWLALGHIVTGIALCVTIIGIPFGIANFKMIPISLLPLGREIVPTDQPFATR, encoded by the coding sequence ATGAAGCTCATCCTCAACCTCATCTGGCTCGTGCTGAGCGGCTTCTGGCTGGCGATCGGCTATGTCGTCGCAGGCATCATCTGCTGCATTTTGATCGTCACCATCCCCTTTGGCATTGCGTCCTTCCGCATCGCCGGCTACGCCCTGTGGCCCTTCGGCCGCACCACCGTCGAGCGGCGCGACGCCGGCGCCGGCTCGGTGGTCGGCAACATCATCTGGCTCGTCTTCGCGGGCTGGTGGCTGGCCCTGGGCCACATCGTCACCGGTATCGCCCTGTGCGTGACGATCATCGGGATCCCGTTCGGCATCGCCAACTTCAAGATGATCCCGATCTCGCTCCTGCCCCTGGGCCGCGAGATCGTCCCCACCGACCAGCCCTTCGCGACCCGCTGA
- a CDS encoding NADH-quinone oxidoreductase subunit N: MSPTILLAAGNPLASMAQSVDWLAIAPPTIAAAVALVVLVADLFVPAARKPLLGWVAIAGLAAAALSLLPLLDGGRRTFCLTGHPTVCSYVADPFTLVIQFLVLAGALLTALLSVDILKDHDLPAGEYWFLLLSSAAGAALLPASRDLATLVIALEVASLPAFALVGLRRGDRLSSEAALKFFLSSVAATAVMLLGVSFLYAATGSLHLSRVAHTLNHLPDPRLATLASAGVALSLVGFAFKTAAAPFHFWVPDTYVGAPLPIAAYLSVIGKAVGFSGLILITVEGFPSYADVWGPALAVLAALTMTVGNVAALRQDPHRAHSAVRLLAWSSVGQAGYLLVPIAAAGYVDNPGRAIGSTVAYALMYGAVNLGAFAIAALVARSSPANRIADYQGLYARRPLAALALGFFLLCLAGLPPGIIGLFAKVTVFSAAVDAGLAWLAVVMAVNVVIALYYYLQWTAVLFRGAEPAAGAVAPEGPEAAPRAAVPAALTTAIALAAVLGIVLSGAPQLVLRFASESLL, encoded by the coding sequence ATGAGCCCGACGATCCTTCTGGCCGCCGGGAACCCGCTGGCCTCCATGGCCCAGTCCGTCGACTGGCTCGCCATCGCGCCGCCCACCATCGCCGCGGCCGTCGCCCTGGTGGTGCTCGTCGCCGATCTCTTCGTGCCCGCCGCCAGGAAGCCGCTGCTCGGCTGGGTGGCCATCGCCGGCCTGGCGGCGGCCGCGCTGTCGCTGCTGCCCCTCCTGGACGGCGGCAGGCGCACCTTCTGCCTCACCGGGCACCCCACGGTGTGCAGCTATGTGGCCGACCCGTTCACGCTGGTCATCCAGTTCCTGGTGCTGGCCGGCGCGCTGCTGACCGCCCTGCTGTCCGTCGACATCCTCAAGGACCACGACCTGCCCGCCGGCGAGTACTGGTTCTTGCTGCTGTCCTCCGCGGCCGGCGCCGCCCTGCTGCCCGCCTCCCGGGACCTGGCCACCCTGGTCATCGCCCTCGAAGTGGCCTCGCTGCCCGCCTTCGCCCTGGTCGGACTGCGGCGCGGCGACCGGCTCTCCTCCGAGGCGGCCCTGAAGTTCTTCCTCTCCTCGGTGGCCGCCACCGCCGTCATGCTGCTCGGCGTGAGCTTCCTGTACGCCGCCACCGGGAGCCTGCATCTGTCCCGGGTGGCGCACACCCTCAACCACCTGCCCGACCCCCGCCTGGCCACCCTGGCCAGCGCCGGCGTCGCGCTCTCCTTGGTCGGCTTCGCCTTCAAGACCGCGGCCGCCCCCTTCCACTTCTGGGTCCCCGACACCTACGTCGGCGCGCCGCTGCCCATCGCCGCCTACCTCTCGGTCATCGGCAAGGCGGTCGGCTTCTCCGGCCTGATCCTCATCACGGTCGAGGGCTTCCCCTCGTACGCCGACGTGTGGGGCCCGGCACTGGCCGTTCTGGCCGCGCTCACCATGACCGTCGGCAACGTCGCCGCCCTGCGCCAGGACCCGCACCGCGCGCACAGCGCCGTCCGCCTGCTGGCCTGGTCGTCGGTCGGCCAGGCCGGCTACCTCCTGGTCCCCATCGCGGCGGCCGGCTACGTCGACAACCCCGGGCGCGCCATCGGCTCCACCGTCGCCTACGCCCTCATGTACGGCGCGGTGAACCTCGGTGCCTTCGCCATCGCCGCCCTGGTGGCCCGCAGCAGCCCCGCCAACCGGATCGCCGACTACCAGGGCCTGTACGCCCGCCGCCCCCTGGCGGCCCTCGCCCTCGGCTTCTTCCTCCTCTGCCTGGCGGGCCTGCCGCCCGGCATCATCGGCCTCTTCGCCAAGGTCACGGTCTTCTCCGCGGCCGTCGACGCGGGCCTGGCCTGGCTCGCCGTGGTCATGGCCGTCAACGTCGTGATCGCGCTCTACTACTACCTCCAGTGGACGGCGGTCCTCTTCCGGGGCGCCGAGCCGGCAGCAGGGGCCGTGGCCCCGGAGGGACCCGAGGCCGCGCCGCGCGCCGCCGTCCCGGCCGCCCTGACCACCGCCATCGCCCTCGCCGCCGTCCTCGGCATCGTTCTCTCCGGCGCCCCGCAGCTCGTCCTGCGCTTCGCCTCCGAGTCGCTCCTGTAG
- a CDS encoding glycosyltransferase: MTHGTRGDVQPYLTLAGGLTAAGHDVTLMGPYAFSELAGSAGVPYVPIVDGPLALRADPVALRANEDSRGLRGVVREARWFGRMRPHCAKVLEDLIAKAKEQPRPDVVAFAPWMPAHHVAEWLGVPAVPVCFQPGWVPTPDMVNPLVSGRLPASLSRASYAFVEWTLRLAFAPALARLRRESLGLSGRGSKLSFLSRPDGKPATVLQAFDPCVLSGTPRYPPTTHTTGFWHLPTRDEWRMPADLRAFLDAGDRPVYIGFGSMVGSRSAAKSRAVLAAVRQAGVRAVIATGWGEVTASEEERDGAADEVFFVDEAPHERLFPHMAAIVHHGGAGTTASALRSGRPQVVCPFTFDQPFWARRMHALGLAPAPLPQYDLTADRLAAALDRAVNTRQLAEVAEQFGRRIAARNGVEKAVEVLETVVESA, translated from the coding sequence GTGACCCATGGCACGCGCGGTGATGTCCAGCCGTATCTGACGCTGGCGGGCGGTTTGACGGCGGCCGGTCACGACGTGACGTTGATGGGGCCCTACGCCTTCTCCGAACTGGCCGGCTCGGCAGGGGTGCCCTACGTCCCGATTGTGGACGGGCCTCTTGCGCTGCGCGCGGATCCGGTTGCCCTGAGGGCCAATGAGGACAGTCGCGGGCTCAGGGGCGTGGTGCGGGAAGCCCGGTGGTTCGGGCGGATGCGGCCGCACTGCGCGAAGGTCCTGGAAGACCTGATTGCCAAGGCCAAAGAGCAGCCTCGCCCCGATGTGGTGGCGTTCGCACCCTGGATGCCGGCGCATCACGTTGCCGAGTGGCTGGGCGTGCCTGCTGTGCCGGTGTGCTTTCAGCCCGGTTGGGTGCCCACTCCTGACATGGTCAATCCGCTGGTGTCCGGGCGGCTGCCGGCATCGCTGAGCCGAGCCTCCTACGCATTTGTCGAGTGGACACTTCGCCTTGCCTTTGCCCCGGCACTGGCGCGTCTGCGACGCGAATCGCTGGGGCTGTCGGGCCGTGGGAGCAAGCTCAGCTTTCTGTCCCGGCCCGACGGAAAGCCGGCCACCGTGTTGCAGGCATTCGATCCCTGTGTGCTGTCCGGCACACCCCGATATCCCCCCACCACACACACCACGGGTTTTTGGCATCTGCCGACCAGGGACGAGTGGCGCATGCCCGCGGACCTGCGCGCGTTTCTCGACGCGGGTGACCGGCCGGTGTACATCGGATTCGGCAGTATGGTCGGGAGCCGTTCCGCCGCGAAGAGCAGGGCCGTTCTTGCGGCGGTCCGCCAGGCCGGGGTCCGTGCGGTGATCGCCACCGGATGGGGTGAAGTGACGGCTTCCGAAGAGGAGCGGGACGGGGCCGCCGACGAGGTGTTCTTCGTGGACGAGGCGCCGCACGAACGGCTTTTCCCGCATATGGCCGCGATCGTTCATCACGGCGGCGCCGGAACCACCGCCTCGGCCCTGCGATCGGGCCGTCCGCAAGTCGTGTGCCCTTTCACTTTCGACCAGCCGTTCTGGGCGCGGCGTATGCACGCCCTCGGTCTGGCACCGGCGCCTTTGCCGCAGTACGACCTCACCGCGGACCGTTTGGCCGCAGCACTGGACCGTGCGGTGAACACGCGCCAATTGGCCGAAGTCGCCGAGCAGTTCGGACGCCGCATCGCCGCCCGGAACGGGGTGGAAAAGGCCGTCGAGGTGCTCGAAACCGTGGTGGAGTCCGCCTAG